A window of Paenibacillus sp. 19GGS1-52 contains these coding sequences:
- a CDS encoding NTP transferase domain-containing protein → MKIAGIYLAAGQNRRMRESKILLQLSQEASLRSVILSELDRCNLEPLIVVVRADDTLTWLPPTVGKMGARRTETCLTAHLGLSFSLRCGLNAVLPMQPDAVIVALADQPFITTTLVNRLIETFEQSPELDFVASPNQGSGMPPTLFSSALFPVLQGLDGDNGAVGILHSPDYKGITLETNSNHSFMDADMQREFDETCEEWNLRNWKEGRLARFPD, encoded by the coding sequence ATGAAAATAGCAGGAATATATCTGGCGGCGGGGCAGAACAGGCGGATGAGAGAGTCAAAGATCTTACTCCAGCTGTCGCAGGAGGCTTCTCTCAGGAGCGTCATCCTTAGTGAACTGGACCGATGTAACTTGGAGCCGCTAATTGTTGTAGTACGGGCCGATGATACACTAACATGGCTGCCCCCCACTGTGGGCAAAATGGGGGCTAGACGTACTGAAACTTGTCTGACTGCTCACTTGGGGTTGTCTTTCTCGCTGCGCTGTGGACTTAATGCTGTGCTGCCTATGCAGCCAGATGCAGTTATTGTAGCGTTAGCGGATCAACCTTTTATTACTACGACTTTGGTGAATCGATTAATAGAAACCTTTGAACAATCACCAGAGCTGGATTTTGTAGCTAGCCCTAATCAAGGTTCGGGTATGCCTCCTACATTGTTCTCCAGTGCCCTGTTTCCTGTGCTTCAGGGTCTGGATGGGGACAATGGAGCAGTTGGAATTCTGCATTCGCCTGATTATAAGGGGATTACTCTGGAGACAAATTCTAATCACTCTTTTATGGATGCTGACATGCAACGGGAATTCGATGAAACTTGTGAAGAATGGAATCTGAGGAACTGGAAAGAGGGTAGATTAGCTCGATTTCCAGATTAA
- a CDS encoding BMP family ABC transporter substrate-binding protein — MIQRGRVFSFSFVLIFLLAVVLAGCGGNNNAASNANATEAPAANAATEAPAATTEPAAKKPTVAFVYIGPPGDGGYTYQHDQGRLYMEKELGIKADFVENVPESADAERIITELAQSHDIVFTTSFGYMDFTLNVAKKFPNVKFMHASGYKTSENMGTYFGKNYEGSYLTGIAAAKMTKNNQLGYVGAFPISEVIYNLNAFTLGAQSVNPDVKVSVVWTNTWYDPTTERQAAISLLDKGADVLLAYQDSPATLQAAAERGAFAGGNDSDMSKYAPDNYLTNPVWNWGPYYVKAVQSVMDGTWKSEQYSGDMTDGMIDIAPFGNKVPDDVKKLVEEAKAKIISGDLDVFTGPISDNAGNVKVQEGQKLTLEEVLAMNWLVKGVEGTIPQ; from the coding sequence ATGATACAAAGGGGTCGGGTATTTTCTTTCAGTTTCGTATTAATATTCCTATTGGCGGTGGTTCTGGCAGGTTGTGGCGGCAATAATAACGCTGCGTCTAATGCTAATGCGACCGAAGCGCCTGCAGCAAATGCAGCAACAGAGGCACCGGCAGCAACAACCGAGCCGGCGGCTAAGAAGCCAACAGTTGCTTTTGTCTATATCGGTCCTCCAGGTGACGGCGGTTATACGTATCAGCATGATCAAGGCCGACTGTATATGGAGAAGGAGCTTGGCATTAAAGCAGACTTCGTAGAGAATGTTCCAGAAAGTGCCGATGCTGAACGCATTATCACGGAGCTTGCACAATCCCATGATATCGTATTCACAACAAGCTTTGGATATATGGACTTTACCCTTAATGTGGCCAAGAAGTTTCCTAATGTAAAATTCATGCATGCTTCCGGTTACAAGACATCTGAGAACATGGGTACTTATTTCGGTAAGAACTATGAAGGCAGCTATCTGACGGGTATTGCAGCAGCAAAAATGACCAAGAACAACCAATTGGGTTATGTAGGGGCTTTTCCAATCAGCGAGGTTATTTATAACCTTAATGCCTTTACCCTTGGGGCACAAAGTGTTAACCCTGATGTTAAAGTAAGCGTAGTATGGACAAATACCTGGTATGATCCAACGACAGAGCGTCAGGCAGCAATCAGCTTGCTGGACAAAGGTGCAGACGTGCTTCTGGCTTATCAGGATTCACCGGCTACGCTGCAGGCAGCTGCGGAACGTGGTGCTTTTGCCGGGGGGAATGACTCTGACATGAGCAAATACGCTCCAGACAATTATTTGACTAACCCAGTATGGAATTGGGGCCCTTATTATGTGAAAGCTGTACAATCCGTAATGGATGGTACTTGGAAGAGCGAACAGTACTCCGGCGATATGACGGACGGTATGATCGATATTGCTCCTTTTGGCAATAAGGTTCCGGATGACGTGAAGAAGCTGGTAGAGGAGGCCAAGGCCAAAATCATCAGTGGTGATCTCGATGTCTTCACAGGTCCAATCTCCGACAATGCAGGCAATGTTAAGGTCCAAGAAGGCCAAAAGCTGACACTTGAAGAAGTGCTTGCTATGAACTGGCTTGTCAAAGGTGTAGAAGGAACCATCCCTCAATAA
- a CDS encoding amidase: MNNRYGAYITPELAVPNLGHGTLDGLIFAVKDVFAVAGHSSSAGNPDWLRSHGPSSGHAAAVRKLLLSGASLKGATHTDELMYSLGGENYHYGTPVNPRASDRIPGGSSSGSAVAVAAGSVDFALGTDTGGSTRVPSAYCGVYGFRPTLGAVSMEGVIPLAPGFDTVGWIADSVNMLQKVGTALLGSEEIRKSTMARVFVATDCWALAGQESAASLSAGLRQLQAGADSTSETVIAPEGLKGWMDVFRELQGDEIWATHGAWIEKVKPTFGPDIAARFAWAASLSGKDHSLAQTMRQTISARLRLLLGEEKCLVIPTVPGPAPLLGGDLQQLEQNRSGAMMLSCIAGLAGLPQITLPVISDSGLPLGLSVIGGHGQDQRLLSWVKNIWQ; this comes from the coding sequence ATGAACAATCGGTATGGTGCTTATATAACGCCAGAGCTTGCGGTTCCGAACCTTGGACACGGGACGCTGGACGGACTGATCTTCGCGGTAAAGGATGTATTCGCAGTTGCTGGCCACAGCTCTTCTGCCGGTAATCCAGACTGGCTGCGCAGTCATGGGCCGTCATCAGGGCATGCGGCTGCGGTGCGGAAGCTTCTGCTGTCAGGGGCGTCTTTGAAGGGCGCAACACATACAGATGAACTGATGTACAGTCTCGGAGGCGAGAACTATCATTACGGCACGCCGGTAAATCCCCGTGCATCGGACCGCATCCCCGGTGGCTCCTCCAGTGGCTCGGCAGTAGCCGTAGCGGCTGGAAGCGTGGATTTCGCCCTTGGTACAGATACCGGGGGTTCCACTCGTGTACCTTCTGCCTATTGCGGGGTATACGGCTTCCGTCCAACACTTGGAGCGGTATCGATGGAAGGAGTAATTCCGCTCGCTCCGGGCTTTGATACGGTAGGTTGGATAGCAGATAGTGTTAACATGCTGCAGAAGGTAGGAACAGCGTTGCTGGGCTCAGAAGAAATAAGGAAGAGTACAATGGCAAGGGTTTTTGTTGCTACGGACTGCTGGGCACTTGCTGGACAGGAGAGTGCGGCAAGCTTAAGTGCAGGTCTGCGACAACTGCAGGCTGGAGCAGATAGCACAAGCGAAACGGTAATCGCACCGGAGGGACTTAAAGGCTGGATGGATGTCTTCCGAGAGCTGCAAGGCGATGAAATATGGGCGACTCATGGCGCCTGGATTGAGAAGGTGAAGCCCACCTTCGGGCCGGATATTGCTGCTCGCTTCGCTTGGGCAGCCAGTCTGTCGGGTAAGGATCATAGTCTGGCACAGACGATGCGCCAGACTATATCAGCCAGGCTGAGGCTTCTGCTCGGGGAGGAGAAATGTCTCGTGATTCCGACAGTACCCGGGCCCGCGCCGTTGCTCGGTGGAGATTTGCAGCAACTGGAGCAGAACCGCAGCGGAGCGATGATGCTGAGCTGTATCGCTGGGTTGGCGGGTCTCCCACAGATCACGCTGCCAGTGATCTCGGACAGTGGTCTGCCGCTGGGACTTTCTGTGATTGGAGGACATGGTCAGGATCAACGCCTGCTGTCCTGGGTTAAGAATATATGGCAATGA
- a CDS encoding PH domain-containing protein: protein MALFDGLLGNASQVDIAAVQQEYAQILAPQEKIERAYKLIRDMFIFTDKRLILVDKQGITGKKTEYHSIPYKSISHYSVETAGHFDLDAELCLYISSSTVPVKKTFNKSVNIYEVQAVLSHYILK from the coding sequence ATGGCACTTTTTGACGGGTTGCTCGGTAACGCTTCTCAGGTGGATATTGCTGCAGTACAACAAGAATATGCACAGATTCTTGCCCCGCAGGAGAAGATTGAACGAGCCTATAAGCTGATTAGAGACATGTTTATTTTTACGGATAAGCGGCTTATTCTGGTAGATAAACAAGGAATAACCGGGAAGAAAACGGAATACCATTCCATCCCCTACAAAAGTATTTCACATTATTCTGTCGAGACTGCCGGACACTTCGACCTGGATGCGGAGTTATGTCTCTATATCTCCAGCAGTACAGTGCCGGTAAAGAAGACGTTCAATAAATCTGTGAATATCTACGAGGTACAGGCAGTACTATCGCATTATATATTGAAATAG
- a CDS encoding chromate transporter, which yields MKSIHNDYVELTVAMFRTGILGYGGGPSVIPLIRHDAVTRYNWLNDDEFGDTLAIANALPGPIATKMAAYLGYKLLGVRGAILSVLAHILPSCIAMIALLSAVNYLSGSKVVAGMIAGVSPVIAVMLGMMAYEFAQKAYKGLGKIMGISLFLLALLLLEVLHVHPAIVILLYLAYGTVHYRILAKKNQGGTS from the coding sequence ATGAAATCGATTCACAATGATTATGTAGAATTAACGGTGGCTATGTTCAGAACCGGGATACTCGGCTACGGTGGAGGACCCTCTGTAATTCCTCTGATCCGACATGATGCCGTTACCCGTTACAACTGGTTAAATGATGATGAATTTGGCGATACACTGGCGATAGCCAATGCACTTCCGGGTCCTATCGCTACCAAAATGGCTGCTTACCTAGGCTACAAGCTACTGGGTGTAAGAGGTGCTATCCTGTCTGTCCTGGCCCATATCCTGCCCAGTTGTATTGCAATGATCGCATTACTGTCAGCTGTCAATTATTTAAGTGGCTCTAAAGTAGTGGCCGGGATGATTGCGGGGGTATCTCCTGTAATCGCGGTGATGCTTGGAATGATGGCTTACGAATTTGCGCAAAAAGCCTATAAAGGCTTGGGGAAAATTATGGGTATCTCCTTATTCCTGCTCGCCTTGCTATTACTTGAAGTGCTGCATGTGCACCCGGCTATTGTCATTCTGCTCTATCTCGCTTACGGAACGGTCCATTATCGAATACTTGCCAAGAAGAATCAAGGAGGGACATCATAG
- the ggt gene encoding gamma-glutamyltransferase produces the protein MTKRPVIGTKTMVVSPHYLASAAGARILQLGGNAFDAAVAVSATLAVVYPHMTGLGGDSFWLTYSAAEGRVRAYNGSGRSGYGVNRGRYAGQSSIPRRGISSAITVPGMVDSWEAMLRQYGRLSLAEVLEPAISYATDGFPLSPDQRNNTLLAGAALSAEASAIYIPGGVVPASGDRFVQRQLAATLRSLAAGGRDVFYKGKIAEDICDFMLAAGGLLTRDDFADHQGNWVEPISTEYHGHTVYQVPPNSQGFAGLMSLNILENFNLGAIEHGSYEYYHLLIEALKLSFRDRDKVLTDPEFSHIPLDHLLDKGYAAELAATISLQKAADLSSEPIGRDTAYAAVVDEEGNSVSFIQSLYFEFGSGVVAGDTGILLQNRGSFFSLDPGSINTLEPHKRSFHTLMPAMACRDGKPAILYGTQGGEGQPQTQTLLLTRMLHYGMNPQAAVDEPRFVWGRTWGEPTQELKVENRVADEVLSELKEAGHLVREVDGYDGIVGHAHIISIDSNGYRSGGTDPRCDGAAIGW, from the coding sequence ATGACGAAGAGACCTGTAATAGGCACGAAGACGATGGTAGTCAGCCCCCATTATTTAGCTTCTGCAGCAGGTGCACGTATTTTGCAGCTAGGGGGAAATGCCTTTGATGCAGCGGTAGCCGTCAGTGCCACGCTGGCTGTTGTGTATCCGCATATGACGGGGCTTGGAGGCGATTCTTTCTGGTTAACCTATAGCGCCGCTGAAGGGCGTGTCAGGGCTTACAATGGTAGTGGACGCTCAGGCTATGGAGTCAACAGGGGCCGCTATGCCGGTCAATCCTCAATCCCAAGAAGGGGAATCAGCAGCGCAATTACGGTTCCTGGGATGGTGGACAGCTGGGAGGCCATGCTGCGACAATATGGTCGACTCAGCTTGGCAGAGGTGCTGGAGCCGGCGATCAGCTACGCGACTGATGGATTTCCGTTGTCACCGGACCAACGAAACAATACCCTTCTCGCTGGTGCTGCACTGTCAGCGGAAGCGTCTGCAATCTATATTCCGGGCGGAGTGGTTCCAGCGTCGGGCGACCGCTTTGTCCAGAGGCAGTTGGCGGCGACGCTGCGAAGTTTGGCCGCCGGTGGCCGGGATGTTTTTTATAAAGGCAAGATCGCGGAGGATATTTGTGATTTTATGCTGGCTGCCGGCGGGCTCCTTACTCGGGATGATTTTGCTGATCATCAGGGCAACTGGGTTGAGCCGATCTCAACGGAGTATCATGGCCATACGGTTTATCAAGTCCCCCCTAATTCGCAGGGGTTTGCCGGGTTGATGAGTCTGAATATACTGGAAAATTTCAATCTTGGTGCAATTGAGCACGGTTCCTATGAATACTATCATCTGCTGATTGAGGCGCTGAAGCTGAGCTTCCGCGATCGAGATAAGGTGCTTACCGATCCGGAGTTCAGCCACATTCCACTGGATCATTTGCTGGATAAGGGCTATGCAGCCGAGTTGGCCGCTACAATTTCCCTGCAAAAGGCGGCGGACCTTAGCAGCGAGCCGATTGGCCGGGATACGGCTTATGCGGCAGTAGTGGATGAGGAGGGAAATTCGGTCTCCTTTATCCAGAGCCTGTATTTTGAATTTGGATCAGGAGTCGTGGCCGGAGATACGGGAATTCTGTTGCAGAATAGAGGGTCATTCTTCTCACTTGATCCTGGGTCTATCAATACGCTGGAGCCGCATAAGCGCAGCTTTCACACACTGATGCCTGCCATGGCATGCCGGGATGGCAAACCTGCTATTCTATACGGCACTCAAGGTGGCGAAGGACAGCCACAGACTCAGACGCTGCTGCTTACACGGATGCTGCATTATGGCATGAATCCGCAAGCGGCTGTAGATGAACCACGATTTGTGTGGGGTAGAACTTGGGGCGAGCCTACGCAAGAGCTGAAGGTAGAGAACAGGGTGGCTGACGAAGTGTTGTCAGAGCTTAAGGAAGCTGGACATCTGGTGCGTGAGGTGGACGGATATGATGGGATAGTCGGCCACGCCCATATCATCTCCATTGATAGCAACGGCTACCGCAGCGGCGGAACTGACCCGCGTTGTGACGGGGCGGCAATTGGATGGTAA
- a CDS encoding PucR family transcriptional regulator — MHLTVEEALSIYPLSEAKLIAGSKGKHRIIKSINVMDAPDISDWIKEGEMLLTTAYLIKDNLEDASALLQTLNRRGSAGLGIKLGRFWNAVPEKLIAEAEMLNFPLIELPFQFTFSDQMNGLFRAEHARSTNVLQSIMEKQRKLMRFALRSGRNRPLFESVSEVIEHPLAIISARGGVVYNNSEYTEPQLLEGWPWQKRNQRFRMGDKPGFRIPLLQGDECSGYLIYCSIDPLLLPVEESLFVQGAELISFHIQSGYEDYFEQAEHREFSGLLRRCLNGGMSCGELAEAAVKLEVELLSSPFQLVLSDTIATGEARQSELLRLKEEYIEHPVLLTMKAIHVIVDEGLLSLYPGDRHSPEQFRDLINTCLHNLKFDNGYVPRAAVSSCKTKPEGLKEAFAEVKECMGMVQKWGGHGNVVHYRQLELELLLSQLPAEIMEKYINGSLRGLLSREPEYVKEMLHTLEVYLENDGHVNETAKKLFIHRNTATYRIEKLSELLDVDFKKISDLMRLKLVFMFRRMLGRD; from the coding sequence ATGCATCTTACGGTTGAAGAAGCGTTGTCCATTTATCCTTTATCCGAAGCGAAACTTATTGCCGGATCCAAAGGAAAGCACCGGATTATCAAGTCAATTAATGTGATGGATGCTCCCGACATTTCAGATTGGATCAAGGAAGGAGAAATGCTGCTTACGACAGCGTATTTGATTAAAGATAATTTGGAAGATGCTTCTGCTCTGCTGCAGACATTGAACCGAAGAGGGTCCGCGGGACTGGGCATCAAGCTGGGACGCTTTTGGAATGCTGTGCCGGAGAAGCTGATTGCCGAGGCGGAAATGCTGAATTTTCCTTTGATCGAGCTGCCATTCCAGTTTACCTTTTCCGATCAGATGAATGGGCTGTTTCGCGCCGAGCATGCGCGCAGCACCAATGTTCTGCAGAGCATCATGGAGAAACAGAGAAAGCTGATGCGGTTTGCCTTACGTTCTGGTCGTAATCGTCCGTTGTTTGAATCCGTGTCTGAGGTGATCGAGCATCCGCTTGCCATAATCAGCGCCCGGGGTGGCGTTGTCTATAATAATTCTGAATATACGGAGCCACAGCTGCTGGAAGGCTGGCCTTGGCAGAAGAGGAATCAACGCTTTCGTATGGGCGATAAGCCGGGCTTTCGTATACCGCTTCTACAAGGGGATGAATGCTCCGGTTATCTTATCTATTGTTCTATTGATCCTTTGCTGCTTCCTGTAGAAGAAAGCTTGTTCGTTCAGGGGGCTGAGCTTATATCATTTCATATCCAATCTGGTTATGAGGATTATTTTGAGCAGGCAGAGCATCGGGAATTCAGTGGCTTGCTGCGGCGTTGTCTGAACGGAGGGATGTCCTGCGGGGAATTGGCAGAGGCTGCAGTCAAACTGGAGGTTGAGTTGCTATCGTCACCTTTTCAGCTTGTGCTGTCTGATACGATTGCAACCGGAGAAGCGCGACAAAGCGAATTGCTTAGATTAAAGGAAGAGTATATCGAACACCCTGTGCTGCTTACGATGAAGGCGATACATGTTATTGTCGATGAAGGACTTCTTTCACTTTACCCAGGAGACCGACACAGTCCAGAGCAATTTCGTGACCTGATCAATACATGTCTTCATAACCTGAAGTTTGACAATGGCTATGTTCCGCGAGCGGCGGTCAGTAGCTGCAAGACGAAGCCCGAAGGACTTAAAGAAGCTTTTGCAGAGGTCAAAGAATGTATGGGAATGGTCCAAAAGTGGGGTGGACACGGGAACGTTGTGCATTATCGGCAGCTTGAACTTGAACTGCTGCTGAGTCAGCTACCTGCAGAAATTATGGAGAAATACATCAATGGAAGCCTGCGAGGTTTGCTTAGCCGGGAGCCGGAATATGTAAAGGAAATGCTGCACACGCTGGAGGTCTATCTGGAGAATGATGGTCATGTGAATGAGACTGCCAAAAAACTGTTTATCCATCGCAATACGGCTACCTACCGGATTGAGAAGCTTAGTGAATTGCTGGATGTCGATTTCAAAAAAATAAGTGATCTAATGAGATTGAAGTTAGTGTTTATGTTCCGCAGAATGCTGGGACGGGACTGA
- a CDS encoding chromate transporter → MEWLKLIYGFFMANLLGYGGGPSSIPLMYQEIVPHYGWLTNEQFSNMLALGNALPGPIATKIAAYVGYDVYGWIGLVVALLATIVPSATALIILLQVMQKYKQSPVVKGMTLLVQPVIAVMMAVLTWKMAKGPADSIGIWQTLIIAAIAFWAMKHLKLHPALVILVAFAYGGLVLRYTV, encoded by the coding sequence ATGGAATGGCTAAAACTGATTTACGGCTTTTTCATGGCTAATCTGCTCGGTTACGGCGGTGGCCCCTCTTCTATTCCACTGATGTATCAGGAGATTGTTCCACATTATGGCTGGCTCACCAATGAGCAATTTTCCAATATGCTGGCACTAGGCAACGCCCTGCCCGGTCCGATCGCTACCAAAATTGCCGCTTATGTGGGCTATGATGTTTATGGCTGGATCGGGCTGGTCGTCGCTTTACTGGCTACCATCGTTCCTTCTGCAACGGCGCTTATCATTCTGCTCCAAGTGATGCAGAAATATAAACAATCGCCTGTAGTTAAGGGAATGACCTTGCTGGTACAACCGGTGATTGCCGTGATGATGGCTGTGCTAACCTGGAAAATGGCCAAGGGTCCCGCGGACTCCATCGGAATTTGGCAGACTCTGATTATCGCTGCGATTGCTTTCTGGGCCATGAAGCATCTCAAGCTTCACCCTGCGTTAGTGATCCTTGTCGCTTTTGCCTATGGCGGGCTTGTGCTCCGTTATACTGTATAG